In Quercus robur chromosome 10, dhQueRobu3.1, whole genome shotgun sequence, a genomic segment contains:
- the LOC126701574 gene encoding leucine-rich repeat receptor-like serine/threonine-protein kinase RGI4 isoform X2, whose translation MPLNPWNTLFSFLTIILPLLNPFVAFAVNPQGEALLSWKQSLNGPTEALSNWNPTDETPCGWFGITCNINKEVVELELRYLNLYGTVPTNLTSLVSLTKIVLSDTNLTGSIPKEIATLHELNYLDLSDNALTGEIPSEICNLLKLQEIHLNFNQLEGLIPAQIGNLTSLKWLTLYENQLNGEIPNTVGNLKNLQVIRVGMNKYLGGIIPREIWNCTELTMLGLAETSVSGFLPPSLGLLKKLETIIGAKTLLSGQIPLEIGNCTALQHIYLQQNSLTGSIPKSIGNPKNLRTLYLWKNSLVGTIPSELGNCKELSIPLSISKCQNLEALDLSENGLTGNIPQGIFQLKKLKMVSLFTNYLSGEIPENIGNCSSLNWFNVHDNKLTGPIPREIGNLENLNFLNLGLNWISGNIPAEISSCRDLTYLILNSNLITGKFPGQRRCCWLDRLKSGVNFTSVK comes from the exons ATGCCTCTAAATCCATGGAACACCCTCTTCTCCTTCTTAACAATCATCCTTCCCCTCTTGAACCCTTTTGTAGCTTTCGCAGTTAATCCACAAGGCGAAGCTCTTCTTTCATGGAAGCAAAGCCTGAATGGACCCACTGAGGCCTTGTCTAATTGGAACCCAACAGATGAAACTCCATGTGGGTGGTTTGGAATTACTTGCAACATCAACAAGGAGGTTGTAGAATTGGAATTAAGGTACTTGAATTTGTATGGTACAGTTCCAACTAATCTCACTTCATTGGTTTCTTTAACCAAGATTGTACTTTCTGATACAAACCTCACGGGTTCAATCCCAAAAGAGATTGCTACACTACATGAACTGAATTACTTGGACTTGAGTGATAATGCGTTAACTGGTGAAATCCCATCTGAGATTTGCAACTTGCTTAAGCTCCAAGAAATCCACCTCAACTTCAACCAGCTAGAAGGCTTGATTCCGGCTCAAATCGGCAACCTCACAAGCTTGAAATGGCTGACTCTTTATGAAAACCAGCTCAATGGAGAAATACCCAATACCGTAGGCAACTTGAAGAACCTCCAAGTGATAAGAGTCGGTATGAACAAGTACCTTGGAGGCATTATACCCCGAGAAATCTGGAATTGTACGGAGTTGACCATGTTAGGCCTTGCCGAAACAAGCGTCTCGGGTTTCCTTCCTCCGAGTCTTGGTCTCCTCAAGAAGCTTGAAACCATAATCGGTGCAAAAACTCTCCTCTCCGGCCAAATCCCACTTGAAATCGGCAACTGTACCGCCCTCCAACACATCTACCTCCAACAAAACTCTCTCACCGGTTCAATACCGAAAAGTATAGGAAACCCCAAAAATCTCCGAACTCTTTATCTCTGGAAGAACAGCTTGGTGGGGACTATTCCATCAGAGCTTGGAAATTGCAAGGAATTATCAATTCCTTTGTCAATTTCCAAATGTCAGAATCTCGAGGCCCTTGATTTGTCTGAGAACGGTTTGACTGGGAATATTCCCCAAGGAATCTTTCAGCTCAAGAAGTTGAAAATGGTCTCTCTTTTCACCAACTATTTATCAGGCGAAATACCGGAAAATATTGGAAACTGTTCGTCTCTGAATTGGTTCAATGTTCATGATAACAAGCTTACAGGGCCAATACCGAGAGAGATTGGGAACTTGGAAAATCTGAATTTCTTGAATCTCGGATTGAATTGGATTTCGGGAAATATACCTGCTGAGATCTCGAGCTGCCGAGACTTGACGTATCTcattttgaattctaatttgatcACCGGAAAGTTTCCTG GACAAAGAAGATGTTGTTGGTTGGATCGCTTGAAGAGTGGAGTTAATTTTACTAGTGTGAAGTAA
- the LOC126701574 gene encoding receptor-like protein 52 isoform X1, giving the protein MPLNPWNTLFSFLTIILPLLNPFVAFAVNPQGEALLSWKQSLNGPTEALSNWNPTDETPCGWFGITCNINKEVVELELRYLNLYGTVPTNLTSLVSLTKIVLSDTNLTGSIPKEIATLHELNYLDLSDNALTGEIPSEICNLLKLQEIHLNFNQLEGLIPAQIGNLTSLKWLTLYENQLNGEIPNTVGNLKNLQVIRVGMNKYLGGIIPREIWNCTELTMLGLAETSVSGFLPPSLGLLKKLETIIGAKTLLSGQIPLEIGNCTALQHIYLQQNSLTGSIPKSIGNPKNLRTLYLWKNSLVGTIPSELGNCKELSIPLSISKCQNLEALDLSENGLTGNIPQGIFQLKKLKMVSLFTNYLSGEIPENIGNCSSLNWFNVHDNKLTGPIPREIGNLENLNFLNLGLNWISGNIPAEISSCRDLTYLILNSNLITGKFPGELIQLVSLQLVDFSDNFIEGTLPLHVLPLHIVFFSISRNNLCGEIPSLICNLNFVNYLDFSHNNFSMIPPCLGNMSDYLIDLNLQNNNLHGTIPKVVQCNNLKSLKLTSNQLEGSLPCSLVNCKKLEILDVSNNKLNDTFPHWLVNLPELRVLLLRSNNFHGSIGNNKTKFSFPNLRIIDLSHDMFHGHLPLNFFKCLSAMMNGNMDNNGLQYMGDDYYFVLRRYMVDYNYYYNYYDFVTIDVTIDIKGNYIDVVKIQTLLTTIDFSNNSFKGEIPKVIGKLGSLKGLNFSNNNLMGHIPISFGNLTNLEWLDLSSNKFTGDIPIQLTDLTSLAILNLSKNHLVGLIPQGKQFNTFTNASYSGNLGLCGFPLTKTCGNDEGQQSPPSPTIQEDDFGFANGFHWKVVLLGYGCGFMFGLGMGYLVFSSEKPKCLLNIIYGERHNKVRRSKKNDHGRIN; this is encoded by the coding sequence ATGCCTCTAAATCCATGGAACACCCTCTTCTCCTTCTTAACAATCATCCTTCCCCTCTTGAACCCTTTTGTAGCTTTCGCAGTTAATCCACAAGGCGAAGCTCTTCTTTCATGGAAGCAAAGCCTGAATGGACCCACTGAGGCCTTGTCTAATTGGAACCCAACAGATGAAACTCCATGTGGGTGGTTTGGAATTACTTGCAACATCAACAAGGAGGTTGTAGAATTGGAATTAAGGTACTTGAATTTGTATGGTACAGTTCCAACTAATCTCACTTCATTGGTTTCTTTAACCAAGATTGTACTTTCTGATACAAACCTCACGGGTTCAATCCCAAAAGAGATTGCTACACTACATGAACTGAATTACTTGGACTTGAGTGATAATGCGTTAACTGGTGAAATCCCATCTGAGATTTGCAACTTGCTTAAGCTCCAAGAAATCCACCTCAACTTCAACCAGCTAGAAGGCTTGATTCCGGCTCAAATCGGCAACCTCACAAGCTTGAAATGGCTGACTCTTTATGAAAACCAGCTCAATGGAGAAATACCCAATACCGTAGGCAACTTGAAGAACCTCCAAGTGATAAGAGTCGGTATGAACAAGTACCTTGGAGGCATTATACCCCGAGAAATCTGGAATTGTACGGAGTTGACCATGTTAGGCCTTGCCGAAACAAGCGTCTCGGGTTTCCTTCCTCCGAGTCTTGGTCTCCTCAAGAAGCTTGAAACCATAATCGGTGCAAAAACTCTCCTCTCCGGCCAAATCCCACTTGAAATCGGCAACTGTACCGCCCTCCAACACATCTACCTCCAACAAAACTCTCTCACCGGTTCAATACCGAAAAGTATAGGAAACCCCAAAAATCTCCGAACTCTTTATCTCTGGAAGAACAGCTTGGTGGGGACTATTCCATCAGAGCTTGGAAATTGCAAGGAATTATCAATTCCTTTGTCAATTTCCAAATGTCAGAATCTCGAGGCCCTTGATTTGTCTGAGAACGGTTTGACTGGGAATATTCCCCAAGGAATCTTTCAGCTCAAGAAGTTGAAAATGGTCTCTCTTTTCACCAACTATTTATCAGGCGAAATACCGGAAAATATTGGAAACTGTTCGTCTCTGAATTGGTTCAATGTTCATGATAACAAGCTTACAGGGCCAATACCGAGAGAGATTGGGAACTTGGAAAATCTGAATTTCTTGAATCTCGGATTGAATTGGATTTCGGGAAATATACCTGCTGAGATCTCGAGCTGCCGAGACTTGACGTATCTcattttgaattctaatttgatcACCGGAAAGTTTCCTGGTGAGTTAATTCAGCTTGTTTCGTTGCAACTCGTTGATTTTTCAGATAATTTTATTGAAGGTACTTTGCCACTTCATGTACTTCCACTGcacattgttttcttttcaatctcAAGAAATAATTTATGTGGAGAGATCCCTTCCTTGATTTGCAATCTCAATTTTGTCAACTACCTTGATTTCTCtcataataattttagtatGATACCTCCATGTTTGGGAAACATGAGTGATTATCTCATAGATTTAAATCTGCAAAATAACAATCTTCATGGCACCATCCCAAAAGTTGTACAGTGCAATAACTTGAAAAGTCTTAAACTCACCAGCAATCAATTAGAAGGGTCATTGCCATGTTCATTGGTCAATTGCAAGAAATTAGAAATTCTAGACGTTTCTAACAACAAGCTTAACGACACATTTCCTCATTGGTTGGTAAATCTTCCAGAGTTGCGGGTTCTCTTATTGCGATCAAACAACTTTCATGGTTCCATAGGCAATAACAAGACTAAATTCTCATTCCCTAATTTGAGAATTATAGACCTCTCTCACGATATGTTCCATGGTCATTTGCCATTAAACTTTTTCAAGTGTTTATCAGCCATGATGAATGGGAACATGGATAACAATGGATTGCAATACATGGGTGATGATTATTATTTTGTCTTGAGAAGATATATGGttgattataattattattataattattatgattttgttaCAATTGATGTTACAATTGATATCAAAGGGAATTATATTGACGTGGTGAAAATACAAACTCTATTGACAACCATTGATTTTTCTAACAATAGTTTCAAAGGAGAAATTCCAAAGGTAATTGGAAAGCTTGGATCACTTAAAGGGCTaaatttttcaaacaataatCTTATGGGTCATATACCTATATCATTTGGAAATTTAACTAATCTTGAATGGTTAGATCTCTCCTCAAATAAGTTCACAGGCGACATTCCTATACAATTGACAGATCTTACATCATTGGCAATTTTAAATCTCTCAAAAAACCATCTTGTGGGATTGATACCTCAAGGTAAACAGTTCAATACGTTTACAAATGCTTCTTACAGTGGAAACTTGGGTTTATGTGGATTTCCATTGACAAAAACTTGTGGCAATGATGAGGGACAACAATCACCACCATCACCAACCATCCAAGAAGATGATTTTGGGTTTGCAAATGGATTTCATTGGAAAGTTGTATTGTTGGGGTATGGATGTGGTTTCATGTTTGGATTAGGAATGGGATATCTTGTGTTCTCAAGTGAAAAACCAAAATGTCTCTTGAATATTATTTATGGAGAACGACACAACAAGGTGCGAAGATCCAAGAAGAATGATCATGGAAGAATTAATTGA